A portion of the Stigmatella aurantiaca DW4/3-1 genome contains these proteins:
- a CDS encoding DUF1175 family protein yields MRVLSLILVLAGAGPQAPTAPGAPAVSGPREARDVLLRRELAQVALAQLQQEDPAWHPDQRDCAGLVRFAYRAAHRRFYPERLARPLWSDVRGQPSEFADAETLLTRNFLPLGRDEAAFEALRTGDLVAFRQEQEAGPVFHLMLVVRPEDKAHAPARVVYHPGEKGAAVRTGVLHTLATEAPIEWRPVPQNTAFLGFFRFKEWMP; encoded by the coding sequence ATGCGTGTCCTGTCCCTCATCCTCGTGCTCGCGGGCGCTGGGCCCCAGGCTCCCACCGCTCCGGGTGCGCCCGCCGTGTCCGGCCCGCGCGAGGCCCGGGACGTGCTCCTGCGGCGTGAGCTGGCCCAGGTGGCGCTCGCGCAACTCCAGCAGGAGGATCCCGCGTGGCACCCGGACCAGCGCGACTGCGCGGGCCTGGTGCGCTTTGCCTACCGCGCCGCGCACCGGCGCTTCTATCCCGAGCGGCTCGCCCGGCCGCTGTGGAGCGATGTCCGCGGCCAGCCCTCGGAGTTCGCGGACGCGGAGACGCTGCTGACGCGCAACTTTCTGCCCCTGGGCCGCGATGAGGCCGCCTTCGAGGCGCTGCGCACGGGGGACCTGGTCGCCTTCCGCCAGGAGCAGGAGGCGGGTCCCGTCTTCCACCTCATGCTGGTGGTGCGCCCGGAGGACAAGGCGCACGCGCCCGCCCGTGTGGTCTATCACCCGGGCGAGAAGGGCGCCGCCGTGCGCACCGGCGTGCTGCACACGCTCGCCACGGAGGCGCCCATCGAGTGGCGCCCCGTGCCCCAGAACACTGCCTTCCTCGGCTTCTTCCGCTTCAAGGAGTGGATGCCATGA
- a CDS encoding DUF2135 domain-containing protein, which translates to MLTAFLALLLTQTPPAHPRQQGVPIGKGTQPAKVTLTAPTGGWTVDRMMLVEGSISDTTVDPVVVSINGDRYLMRTYGGRFSRKFPAASGKNIVTVMATNKAGTERAQVTAYAQIPPVPLKVILTSDTEGVYTDLHVYEPTKESVSSAPDTGPRLDGTKMAHVYWADTASPSGGTFFLNEQGGDFDQPAYGPYLYIHRAPPKGVYLVATNYWPSGDKAHTVATLNLALFEGTPGEVRRMVRIPLATPGTTRVLAWINILGDNQAEVYVPSQDPKPAHPSWPKNLEETAQAISTGGEGGGDEGGEYEGGD; encoded by the coding sequence ATGCTGACTGCCTTCCTGGCCCTCCTTCTGACCCAGACGCCCCCGGCACATCCGCGCCAGCAAGGGGTTCCCATCGGCAAGGGCACCCAGCCCGCCAAGGTCACCCTCACCGCGCCCACGGGCGGCTGGACGGTGGACCGGATGATGCTCGTGGAGGGGTCCATCAGTGACACCACCGTGGATCCGGTGGTCGTCTCCATCAACGGAGACCGCTACCTGATGCGCACCTACGGTGGGCGCTTCAGCCGCAAGTTCCCCGCCGCCAGCGGCAAGAACATCGTCACCGTGATGGCCACGAACAAGGCGGGCACCGAGCGCGCCCAGGTGACGGCCTACGCGCAGATTCCCCCCGTGCCCTTGAAGGTCATCCTCACCAGCGACACGGAAGGGGTGTACACGGACCTTCACGTCTACGAGCCCACGAAGGAGAGCGTCTCCTCCGCGCCGGACACGGGCCCGCGGCTCGACGGCACCAAGATGGCGCACGTGTACTGGGCGGACACCGCCAGCCCCAGCGGCGGCACGTTCTTCCTCAACGAGCAGGGCGGGGACTTCGACCAGCCCGCCTACGGCCCCTACCTTTATATCCACCGGGCGCCGCCCAAGGGCGTTTACCTGGTGGCCACCAACTACTGGCCCAGCGGCGACAAGGCCCACACGGTGGCCACGCTCAACCTGGCCCTCTTCGAGGGCACGCCCGGCGAGGTGCGCCGCATGGTGCGCATCCCCCTGGCCACCCCGGGCACCACCCGCGTGCTGGCGTGGATCAACATCCTCGGGGACAACCAGGCGGAGGTGTACGTGCCCTCGCAGGACCCGAAGCCCGCGCACCCCTCCTGGCCCAAGAACCTGGAGGAGACCGCCCAGGCGATCAGCACCGGGGGCGAGGGCGGCGGGGACGAGGGCGGGGAGTACGAGGGCGGGGACTGA